TGCCATCGCGGCGTCGCAAAGCAATGCGGGCAGCCCGCCGGCGCGAACCGGCGGGCCGCGGCGCGATTACTTGTCGTCCTTCTTCGCGGCCTTGGTCGCCGGCACGTCGGCAGCGGCCGGCGCAGCCTCTTCGGCCACGTCTTCGCGACCGTGCTTGGCGATCACCACGGCGACGTCGTGTTCCTTGCCCAGCTTCAGTTCCGGCAGCTCGACGCCCTTCGGCAGCTTGAGGTCGGACAGGTGGACGATGTCGCCCACGGCGAGGTTCGACAGGTCGATCTCGATGAACTCCGGCAGGTCCTTCGGCAGGCAGCTGACTTCCACTTCGTTCAGCTCGTGCAGGACCAGGATGCCCGCGGTCTTGCCGGCCGGCGACTTGTCCTGGTTCAGGAAGTGCAGCGGGACGCTGGCGCGCAGGGCCTGGTTGGCGTCCACGCGCTGGAAGTCCAGGTGCATGATGATCTGCTTGAACGGATGGCGCTGCATGTCGCGCAGGAGCACCTGCTCGACCTTGCCGTCGACGTCCAGGTTCAGGATCGACGAATAGAACCACTCGTTCTGCTGGGCCAGCCAGATCTTCTCGTGGTCGAGCTGGATGGCCTGCGGCGCGGACTTGCCGCCGTAGACGATGGCCGGGATCGAAGCGGCAAGTCGCAGGCGGCGGCTCGCACCCTTCCCCTCGACGTTGCGGCTCGTGGCCGAGATGTTGTGTTCGGACATTTCGATGTACTCACTTCATTGCGATGAACCGCCTCGCGGCGGCGAAGACACTCACCCGCGACCAGGTGAGTGGGGTGCGATGCCGGCATTCGCCGGCATCGCGAAACGTGCCGTCAGTCCACGTACAGCGAACTGACCGATTCGCCGAACGCCACCCGGCGGATGGTTTCGGCCAGCAGCTCGGCGACGCTGAGCTGGCGGATCTTGCCGCAGGCGCGCGCCGCGGGCGACAGCGCGATGGTGTCGGTCACCACCAGTTCGTCCAGCTGCGACCTGGCGATGTTGTCCAGCGCGGCGCCGGACAGCACCGGATGGGTGCAGTACGCCGCCACCTTCAGCGCGCCGCGCTCCTTCAGCGCGTTCGCCGCGGCGCACAGGGTGCCGGCGGTGTCGACGATGTCGTCCACCAGCACGCAGGTCTTGCCCTCCACGTCGCCGATGATGTTCATCACGGTGGCGACATTGGCCTTCGGCCGGCGCTTGTCGATGATGGCCAGGTCGGCATCGTCGAGGCGCTTGGCGATCGCGCGCGCGCGCACCACGCCGCCGACGTCCGGCGAGACCACGATCAGGTTGTCGGTGCCGTGCGCGCGCCAGATGTCGGCGAGCAGCAGCGGCGAGGCGTAGACGTTATCCACCGGGATATCGAAGAAGCCCTGGATCTGGTCGGCATGCAGGTCGACCGTCAACACCCGATCGGTGCCCACCGCGCCGAACATCTTGGCCGCCACCTTGGCCGTGATCGGCACGCGCGAGGAACGCGGGCGGCGATCCTGGCGGGCGTAGCCGAAGTACGGCACCACCGCGGTGACGTTGGCCGCCGAGGCGCGCTTCAGCGCGTCCACCAGCACCAGCAACTCCATGAAGTTCTCGGCGGTCGGCGCGTTGGTCGGCTGGATCACGAAGACCTCCTGCCGGCGCACGTTCTCCTCGATCTCCACCTGCACTTCGCCATCGGAGAAGCGGCTGACCAGGGCCTTGCCCGGGCGGATGCCGAGTTCGCGGCAGACCGCCTCGGCCAGCGGCCGGTTGGCGTTGCCCGAAAACACCAGCAAGTTGCGTTCGTCCTGCATGTTCAGCTCCGCTGCGCTCTGACCGTGGCGGTGGAAATGACCGCGCGGTTGGCGCGCGGCAAGGAATTGCACGTATTGCAGGATGGCAGGGGCGGAAGGATTCGAACCTACGCATGCCAGGATCAAAACCTGGTGCCTTAACCGCTTGGCGACGCCCCTGTAGTGAAACTCTCCACCGCGTCCAGCAGTGGCGACCGATCCGCGCCGCGCGCCAGCCAGGCATTCACGCCCACTGGCAAAGCGGCCAGCGCCGCCTCGGCGGATTCGCGGGTGGCGAATTCGACGAAGCAGCCGCTGCCCGAACCCGTCAAGCGCGGCGTGCCGATGCGCGCCAACGCTTCGAACAGGGCCTCGACGGCGGGTTCGCGGCGGCGCAGCACCGGCTCGAACGCATTGCCGAGCGCGGTTCCGGAAAGGAAGTCCGCTATTTTCGCGGGTGCA
Above is a genomic segment from Thermomonas aquatica containing:
- a CDS encoding 50S ribosomal protein L25/general stress protein Ctc translates to MSEHNISATSRNVEGKGASRRLRLAASIPAIVYGGKSAPQAIQLDHEKIWLAQQNEWFYSSILNLDVDGKVEQVLLRDMQRHPFKQIIMHLDFQRVDANQALRASVPLHFLNQDKSPAGKTAGILVLHELNEVEVSCLPKDLPEFIEIDLSNLAVGDIVHLSDLKLPKGVELPELKLGKEHDVAVVIAKHGREDVAEEAAPAAADVPATKAAKKDDK
- a CDS encoding ribose-phosphate diphosphokinase, with the translated sequence MQDERNLLVFSGNANRPLAEAVCRELGIRPGKALVSRFSDGEVQVEIEENVRRQEVFVIQPTNAPTAENFMELLVLVDALKRASAANVTAVVPYFGYARQDRRPRSSRVPITAKVAAKMFGAVGTDRVLTVDLHADQIQGFFDIPVDNVYASPLLLADIWRAHGTDNLIVVSPDVGGVVRARAIAKRLDDADLAIIDKRRPKANVATVMNIIGDVEGKTCVLVDDIVDTAGTLCAAANALKERGALKVAAYCTHPVLSGAALDNIARSQLDELVVTDTIALSPAARACGKIRQLSVAELLAETIRRVAFGESVSSLYVD